The following are from one region of the Capsicum annuum cultivar UCD-10X-F1 chromosome 1, UCD10Xv1.1, whole genome shotgun sequence genome:
- the LOC107868693 gene encoding protein NETWORKED 4A, with translation MASTVVKSSKMRSKMRRMESKKSHAWWWDSHISPKNSKWLRENLEQMDQNVKRMLKLIEEDADSFAKRAEMYYQKRPELITLVEEFYRMYRSLAERYDHVTGELRKNIPSDLQSQGSGISDVGSEPPSRLPSPDRRPNRPKPGPRAAGFEFFLGTGGSSSDLAKEGDESSTFDSESESDDSSINNYSSTMSNDDDQGLRKKIGELEVELRDVKEKLRLQQEENSEISLSGSHVGNDNLIARIAGYEEDLRNAKEKIRLSEDEISRLRIELQKYESGGYVESVRELSAGQEAKVSDEELQENATVEELQVLDPESKIRTLEEELRSTMQKLHDSEKEVECLREELKNNGSSVKLLQDQLGSAQKDVSGWKAKLEREKREVSKLQDRIARYKSNLSDRDQEIRGLKESISNANKALAEENSQLQCEITKLLKERAYLEDNIKEMDLRCQSLEEDVRRAVAGKEEMEMLLNSEIEQLKLTIAERDNHIEELNRNLDALSQKYDALVTEKNDLNARVALLDEELSSKDDQIDQMNNHLHQLHIEHVALISETKGACKTVEELRSRVKELEREVERQKEIILEGAEEKREAIRQLCFSLEHYRNGYQRLRQALEHKRLPVMAA, from the exons ATGGCATCAACTGTT GTGAAGTCCAGTAAGATGAGGAGTAAGATGAGGAGGATGGAATCGAAGAAGTCACATGCTTGGTGGTGGGATAGCCACATTAGTCCCAAAAACTCCAAGTGGCTTCGAGAGAATCTTGAAC AGATGGACCAGAATGTCAAAAGGATGTTGAAACTCATTGAAGAGGATGCAGATTCTTTTGCTAAAAGGGCAGAAATGTATTATCAGAAAAGGCCAGAATTGATCACACTTGTTGAGGAATTCTACCGCATGTACCGGTCGTTAGCCGAGCGCTATGATCATGTGACCGGGGAGCTCCGGAAAAATATTCCCTCAGATCTTCAATCACAGGGGTCAGGCATCTCTGACGTGGGTTCTGAACCACCCTCCAGGTTGCCCTCTCCTGATCGGAGGCCAAACCGCCCTAAACCTGGTCCTCGTGCTGCTGGATTTGAATTTTTTCTCGGCACAGGCGGAAGTAGCTCGGATCTGGCAAAGGAAGGAGATGAATCCTCAACATTTGATTCTGAATCTGAATCAGATGATTCGTCCATCAATAATTACTCAAGTACAATGAGCAATGATGATGACCAAGGGTTGCGTAAGAAGATTGGTGAATTGGAGGTCGAGCTCCGCGACGTGAAAGAGAAGCTTCGCTTGCAACAGGAAGAGAACTCTGAGATCTCCTTAAGTGGATCACATGTTGGCAATGATAATCTTATTGCTAGGATAGCTGGGTATGAGGAAGACCTTAGAAATGCAAAAGAAAAGATTCGGTTATCAGAAGACGAGATTAGCAGGCTGAGAATTGAGCTTCAGAAATATGAATCAGGGGGCTACGTGGAGAGCGTCCGTGAGCTTAGTGCAGGACAGGAAGCTAAAGTTTCTGATGAGGAGCTGCAAGAGAATGCTACAGTGGAAGAACTACAAGTTTTGGATCCAGAATCTAAGATCCGAACACTCGAGGAAGAGTTAAGGAGCACGATGCAGAAGCTTCATGATTCAGAGAAGGAGGTGGAGTGCTTAAGAGAGGAACTTAAAAATAACGGGTCCTCCGTAAAGTTACTTCAGGACCAGCTTGGATCAGCACAGAAAGATGTTTCTGGCTGGAAAGCCAAacttgagagagagaaaagagaggtcTCGAAGCTGCAGGACCGGATTGCGAGGTACAAATCCAATTTGTCAGACCGTGATCAAGAAATCAGAGGACTGAAAGAATCAATATCAAATGCCAACAAGGCTTTGGCAGAAGAAAACTCGCAACTTCAATGTGAAATTACCAAATTATTGAAGGAGCGAGCATATTTGGAGGATAATATCAAAGAAATGGATCTACGCTGCCAATCACTAGAGGAAGATGTTAGACGAGCTGTAGCAGGGAAAGAAGAAATGGAGATGCTGCTAAATTCTGAAATCGAGCAGTTAAAGTTGACCATTGCCGAGAGGGACAACCATATTGAAGAACTGAACAGAAACCTTGATGCATTATCCCAGAAGTATGATGCATTGGTAACAGAGAAAAACGACCTAAATGCTAGAGTTGCATTGCTAGATGAAGAGCTTAGTTCTAAAGATGATCAAATTGATCAAATGAACAACCATTTGCACCAACTGCACATTGAGCACGTGGCGTTGATTTCTGAAACTAAAGGGGCGTGTAAAACGGTAGAGGAGCTGAGGTCTAGAGTTAAAGAATTGGAAAGAGAAGTAGAGAGACAAAAGGAAATAATTTTGGAAGGTGCAGAAGAGAAACGGGAAGCAATTAGACAGCTTTGCTTCTCACTCGAGCACTATAGAAATGGTTACCAAAGGCTTCGGCAGGCTTTGGAGCATAAGAGACTACCTGTGATGGCAGCCTAA